The following proteins are co-located in the Alkalibaculum bacchi genome:
- a CDS encoding V-type ATPase subunit, with protein MSSMNFSTVNTKISAIKAKLLSREDFINIMNLHSVQEIFDYLNDNTSFREVLWDLQGRKIHRNDFEKRLYKYKITVVEKLFLYLNQDYRDLIQTYMLRYEIENLKLVFEFVRGRKKKEAIEEHFFTFGKHSNINFIKLLQKDSVLDVLEEIKDTKYYRLILPYAQSEDEKFNFYVEMMLDKYYYHQLIQKSQKLLGDKDKKSTEILRRRVDLYNLEWIYRGLKYFDMSKEEILNFVLDYGYLYNYNKLKDVVYKFDVNDLAGQFRNTPYEFLFDCKNNLDLFMERRIDHYLYGKSLSLLNSSILNFGKVTAFIELVDFQIKDIISVIESKRYKMPVEEISKYLIRTIEVVE; from the coding sequence ATGAGTAGCATGAATTTTAGCACAGTAAATACGAAAATTAGCGCAATAAAAGCGAAACTATTATCACGAGAAGATTTCATCAATATTATGAATCTTCATAGCGTTCAAGAGATATTTGATTACTTAAACGACAATACATCTTTTCGAGAAGTGCTTTGGGATTTACAAGGCAGAAAAATTCATAGAAACGACTTTGAAAAAAGGCTATACAAGTACAAAATCACAGTTGTTGAAAAATTATTTCTCTATTTAAATCAGGACTATAGAGATTTAATTCAAACTTATATGCTTCGCTATGAGATTGAAAATTTGAAATTGGTATTCGAATTTGTTCGAGGTAGGAAGAAAAAAGAGGCAATAGAAGAACATTTTTTCACTTTTGGAAAACATTCAAATATTAATTTTATAAAATTACTACAAAAAGATTCGGTATTAGACGTATTAGAAGAAATAAAAGATACAAAATACTATCGGCTTATATTACCATATGCTCAAAGTGAAGATGAAAAATTTAATTTTTATGTGGAGATGATGCTCGATAAGTACTATTATCATCAATTAATCCAAAAATCTCAGAAATTGTTAGGAGATAAAGATAAAAAATCTACAGAAATATTAAGGCGCAGAGTAGATCTTTATAATTTAGAGTGGATTTATCGAGGATTAAAGTACTTTGATATGTCTAAAGAAGAAATACTAAATTTTGTTCTTGATTACGGATATTTATATAACTATAACAAATTGAAGGATGTAGTCTACAAATTTGATGTGAATGATTTAGCAGGTCAGTTTAGGAATACGCCTTATGAGTTTTTGTTTGACTGTAAAAATAATCTTGATTTATTTATGGAAAGAAGGATTGATCATTACTTATATGGAAAATCTTTGAGTTTATTGAATAGCTCCATTTTGAACTTTGGGAAAGTAACTGCATTCATTGAATTAGTAGATTTCCAAATAAAAGACATTATTTCCGTCATTGAAAGCAAAAGGTATAAGATGCCCGTTGAGGAAATATCAAAATATTTAATTAGAACAATAGAGGTGGTGGAATAA